The Chlorobaculum sp. MV4-Y genome contains the following window.
CCAGAGCCTTTGATATGACTTCAGATGATCGTAACAAAAGAAATCCCGAAACGCTCGGCGCCATTGGCAAGGTCACGCTGGAAAAACTGGCAAGCCTCTCCTCGAAAATCAGGGATGACGTCGCAACCGAGCCTGACAGGATCAACCATGAAATCCTCTCCGAAATCGTAGCACTCGCCTCAAACCGGGTGTCGGTCGAAAAAAACGAATCAATTCTCGATGAGGGCGGCAGTGCCTGGACGGAACGCACCGAATCACACTACCCCCACATCCGCCTCCACGGCGGCGCGCTGGAGGATGATCCGCTGAAGATGAATATTTGAGAGTTTCTCTTTCTTCAGGCTTTTTTCCTATAGCTCTTACAGGAAAGAAGAGTGATGCGAAGTGCTGAACTGTTCACAGATTACAAATACCCCCGCAAATGCTTGCCGGTGAGTGAATGCTCGCAAGCGACAATCTCCTCCGGCGTACCCACAGCCACAATGTCGCCTCCATGCACACCTGCGCCGGGGCCGAGGTCGATGATCCAGTCGGCCTGCTTGATGATGTCCGGGTTGTGCTCGATGATGACCAGCGTGTTGCCGCGAGCCATCAGCTCCTCGAAGCAGCGCACGAGCTTGGAGATGTCGTCGAAGTGCAGGCCGGTGGTGGGTTCATCGAAGATGAAAAGCGTGTTGCTCACGTCGGAGCGCGAAATGAAGTGCGCGAGCTTGAGCCGCTGCGCCTCGCCGCCGGAGAGGGTGCTCGATGACTGGCCGAGGCGGATGTATTCAAGTCCCACATCCTGTAACACCTGGAGCTTTTTCTGGATCGATTTTTCCGGCCCGAAAAAGGTGATCGCCTCCTCGACGGTCAGGTCCAGCACCTCAGCAATCGACAGGCCGTTATACTTCACCTCCAGCGTCGAGGGTTTGTAGCGCTTACCCTCACACTCCTCGCACACCGCCTCGATGTCGGCCAGAAACTGCATCTCGATCTTGACCGTCCCCTCGCCCGCGCAGGTTTCGCAGCGCCCGCCGGGGATGTTGAACGAGAAGTAACCCGGCTTCCAGCCGCGCGACTTGCTTTCGCGGGTCGAGGCAAAGAGCTGGCGGATGTCATCAAAAATCTTCAGGTAGGTCGCCGGGTTGCTGCGGCTCGACTTGCCGATAGGCGACTGATCGACATGCTCTACCTTTTCGATCAGCTCGATGCCTGAAATGGCGCGGTGCGTTCCCACCTTCTCCCGCGATCCCTCTTTTGCACGGATGATGCCAAGCTTGAGAATGTCGTTGACCAGCGTCGATTTGCCGGAGCCGCTCACGCCGGTGACGCAGGTCATAATGCCGAGCGGAAACCTGACGTCGATGTTGCGCAGGTTGTTCTGCATCGCGCCAATGATTTCGATGCAGCGCGAAAAGTCCGGCTTGCGCCGCTCAGTGGGCACAGCGATCTGCTTGCGGCCCGCGAGGTAGTCGGCGGTCAGCGAACCCTCCGCTGTGGCCATCGCCGACGGTGGGCCGTGGAAGACCACCTCTCCGCCGAGCCGCCCGGCGCGAGGGCCGAGGTCGATCACCTCGTCGGCGGCCTCGATGATCTCGCGGTCATGCTCGACCACCACCACCGTGTTGCCGAGGTCGCGCAGCCGTTTGAGCAGCGCCACAAGTCGCGCCGAGTCGCTCTGGTGCAGGCCGATGCTCGGCTCGTCGAGAATGTAGATCGCCCCCACCAAGGGCGAGCCAAGGGAGGTCGAAAGGTTGATGCGCTGGAACTCGCCGCCGGAGAGCGTGTGCGTCAGGCGATCGAGCGTGAGGTAGTCAAGCCCGACATCCATCAGGTAGCCGAGCCGCTTGTTGATCTCGCGCAGCACCGAGTCGGCCACCGAGCGATCGAAGGGCGAAATATCGAGTCCCTGGAAAAACTCCTGCGCATCGGCGATGGTCATGCGCACAACTTCGCCGATGTTCTTGCCGGAAACCCGTACCTGCAAGGCGTCGGGATTGAGCCGCGCTCCCTGGCACTCCGGACAGGTGGCGTATCCACGGTAGCGGCTCAGGAACACCCGGTAGTGCACCTTGTAACCGGCGTCTTTTTCGATCTCTTCGAAAAAGGGCCACAAACCCTTGAAACTCCGTTCGGGAATCCCCTTCCAGAGCATCTCGCGATGCACGCGGCCAAGTTTCTCGTAGGGCACATCGACTGGAATGCCAACCTCGGGCGCGATCTTGAGCAACTGCTTGCGGTACCACGAATACTTTTCGGAGTTCCAGCATGAAATCGCCCCCTCCTTCAACGAGAGCGATTTGTCGGGAATAACCGCATCCTCGTCGATCCCGGCGATGCGCCCGAATCCCTGGCAGGACGTGCAGGCCCCGATGGGCGAGTTGAAGGCGAAAAGCTGCGGCGACGGCTCCTGATAGGTAACACCGTTCAGCTCCAGCCGGTCGCTGAAGCGGAACTCCTTGCCGCCCGCCACGCGGATGACCGCCTGGCCACCCGACTCGGCGAAGCAGCTTTCGGCAGCCTGGGCGACGCGGCTGTAAACCTTCTCGTCCTTTTTGGCGACGAAGCGATCCACCAGCACCAGCAGCTCCGACAGCTCGTCGCGCTTCATCACCTCCACTCCGGCACGCTCCTTCTCGCCGGAAATATCGATGACACTCTCCCCTTTCAGCAGACGGAAAAAGCCTTTCTTGAGCAGGTTTTTCAGCTCGTCGGCCACCGTGCGGTCGTGATGGCGCTCATCATGGTGGCTCGAAAAGGGAAAGCCGACGTAAAAGCGGGTGCCGTCCTCGAAAAACCGCGCCTGCAAGCTCACATCCTCAGGCGTGTGCTTCAGCACCAGCTCACCGGTGTCGCGCGAATAGATTTTTCCGATGCGCGAGTAGAGCAGCCGCAGGTAGTCGTAAATTTCGGAGACGGTGCCCACAGTCGAACGCGGATTCTTCGGGATCGCCTTCTGCTCGATAGCAATGGCAGGCGCAATCCCCTCGACCGTCTCGATCTCGGGTTTGGGCATCCGTTCGAGGAACTGGCGAACGTAAGCCGAAAGCGACTCGACGTAGCGCCGATGCCCCTCGGCGTAAAGCGTGTCAAAGGCAAGACTCGACTTGCCGGAACCACTCAAGCCTGTCAGAACCACGAACCGGTTGCGGGGAATGCGAACGGTGACATGCTTGAGGTTATGTGTCGAAACGCCGCCAAGCACAATATCAGGCAGGCGGGTTTCATGTCCGTCATCCGGACTGGATATTATGTTCGTTTCCGGAGGTAGTACGTTGAGGCGCTCGGTGGATGACATTGAAAAGCGTTGATAACTTGCTATAAACAGATAACCGGGGATCAGAAACATGGCCGAACACCGGCGAGCTCACCGGCAATACTCGCGGCTGTCAAACAATAAACGAAACAATCCCGGTTTGGCGGAACAGGAAGCTGAAAAATCGAGCGATTACTGAATTGTCAAAGATACCTTTCAAGCAACATGGCCACGGTCGTTTCGGCCAGAAGGTCATGGATTCTTTTCTGGAGATTGAACATGTAACCTTTGTGCGTGCAGTTCGATTCGATCTCGCACTGGCAATTCTCCTGAGAGCAGCGCATCAGATGCGGCTCCCCCTCGATGGCAACGCCGATGTCGGCAACCGTGATCTCTTCCGGTTGCCGCGCCAGCGTGTAACCGCCCTTGACCCCCTGCACCGACCTGGTAATGCCCGCCTTGTTCAGGCTCTGCATCGCCTTGGCAAGAAAAACCTGGGAAAAACCGATTTCAGCGGCCAGCTCCTTGACCGTCACAACCCGCTCCGGGCCTTTCATGGCGAGATAGGTGACGGCGTGCAGGCCGTATTCAAACTTTCTGGATACTTGAAGCATAAACGAAAAGAAGAGGGATGGCAAAACAGGATAAACCCGCACCTGTTTCAGGAAATTCCCAATCTACCTTTATTCTTTCGGGCTGCCGATATATTTTATGAAGTAATATTCACCAACAGCCATTGTCCGGCCATGTCCTGATACGACGAATGAAAAATCAATCGCAAGATCGCTGGTTTATCTGGCAGCTCTCCGAAGAGCTTGAAGCGAAGATACGCTATCGGGAGTACGGCCCGCCTGATTCCCCCTTTACACCACTGCTTTTCGTCCACGGATACGGAGGCATGATCGAGCACTGGAACGACAACATCCCCTCTTTCGACGACCGGTACAGAATCTACGCCATGGACCTGATCGGCTTCGGCCAGTCCGGCAAGCCCAACATGCGTTACAGCCTGGCGCTCTTCGCGGCGCAGATCAAGGCGTTCATGCATCTGAAAAAGCTGGAAAAGATTACTCTGGTTGGTCACTCGATGGGTGCAGCCAGCAGCATCATCTATGCGCATCACAATCCCGAAAACGTCCGGGCGCTCGTCTTGGCCAATCCCTCCGGCCTGTACGGCGACAGCATGGACGGCGTCGCCAAGATATTCTTCGGGCTGGTCGGTTCGCCCCTGATCGGCGAAATGCTCTTCGCGGCTTTCGCCAATCCCGTCGGCGTCAGTCAGAGCCTCACCCCAACCTACTACAACCAGAAAAAGGTCGATCTCGGCCTGATCAACCAGTTCTCGCGTCCGTTACAGGATCGCGGGGCGATCTTCTCCTACCTCTCGCCATCGAAACGTCCGCACGACTTCCTGCTCGACAGCATCAAACCCTGCAACTACAAGGGCGACGCGTGGCTGCTCTGGGGCGCGGAAGACACCGCCCTGCCGCCGCACAAGATCATCCCGGAGTTTCAGGAGCTGCTTCC
Protein-coding sequences here:
- a CDS encoding alpha/beta fold hydrolase, yielding MKNQSQDRWFIWQLSEELEAKIRYREYGPPDSPFTPLLFVHGYGGMIEHWNDNIPSFDDRYRIYAMDLIGFGQSGKPNMRYSLALFAAQIKAFMHLKKLEKITLVGHSMGAASSIIYAHHNPENVRALVLANPSGLYGDSMDGVAKIFFGLVGSPLIGEMLFAAFANPVGVSQSLTPTYYNQKKVDLGLINQFSRPLQDRGAIFSYLSPSKRPHDFLLDSIKPCNYKGDAWLLWGAEDTALPPHKIIPEFQELLPQAGAFIIPKAGHCIHHDAHETFNTRLAQLLQRLE
- the uvrA gene encoding excinuclease ABC subunit UvrA; its protein translation is MSSTERLNVLPPETNIISSPDDGHETRLPDIVLGGVSTHNLKHVTVRIPRNRFVVLTGLSGSGKSSLAFDTLYAEGHRRYVESLSAYVRQFLERMPKPEIETVEGIAPAIAIEQKAIPKNPRSTVGTVSEIYDYLRLLYSRIGKIYSRDTGELVLKHTPEDVSLQARFFEDGTRFYVGFPFSSHHDERHHDRTVADELKNLLKKGFFRLLKGESVIDISGEKERAGVEVMKRDELSELLVLVDRFVAKKDEKVYSRVAQAAESCFAESGGQAVIRVAGGKEFRFSDRLELNGVTYQEPSPQLFAFNSPIGACTSCQGFGRIAGIDEDAVIPDKSLSLKEGAISCWNSEKYSWYRKQLLKIAPEVGIPVDVPYEKLGRVHREMLWKGIPERSFKGLWPFFEEIEKDAGYKVHYRVFLSRYRGYATCPECQGARLNPDALQVRVSGKNIGEVVRMTIADAQEFFQGLDISPFDRSVADSVLREINKRLGYLMDVGLDYLTLDRLTHTLSGGEFQRINLSTSLGSPLVGAIYILDEPSIGLHQSDSARLVALLKRLRDLGNTVVVVEHDREIIEAADEVIDLGPRAGRLGGEVVFHGPPSAMATAEGSLTADYLAGRKQIAVPTERRKPDFSRCIEIIGAMQNNLRNIDVRFPLGIMTCVTGVSGSGKSTLVNDILKLGIIRAKEGSREKVGTHRAISGIELIEKVEHVDQSPIGKSSRSNPATYLKIFDDIRQLFASTRESKSRGWKPGYFSFNIPGGRCETCAGEGTVKIEMQFLADIEAVCEECEGKRYKPSTLEVKYNGLSIAEVLDLTVEEAITFFGPEKSIQKKLQVLQDVGLEYIRLGQSSSTLSGGEAQRLKLAHFISRSDVSNTLFIFDEPTTGLHFDDISKLVRCFEELMARGNTLVIIEHNPDIIKQADWIIDLGPGAGVHGGDIVAVGTPEEIVACEHSLTGKHLRGYL
- a CDS encoding Rrf2 family transcriptional regulator — protein: MLQVSRKFEYGLHAVTYLAMKGPERVVTVKELAAEIGFSQVFLAKAMQSLNKAGITRSVQGVKGGYTLARQPEEITVADIGVAIEGEPHLMRCSQENCQCEIESNCTHKGYMFNLQKRIHDLLAETTVAMLLERYL